The DNA window AGTCCACGTCGTGATCGTAGCCCACAACTACTAAGAACTGTGAGCTCTTGGGGTTGGTCAGGGCCTTCGTCTCCTGCACGTACACCCCACTGGAATATTGCATAAAGCCAAAGGTTGCCGGATTGTACTCCACGATCACGGGGAACCCGTTCGATACGTAACGCATTACGGCGGTATCATCGTTATCGGCCACTGCAGAGTAGCTGGCCAATTTCACGCCCACTGACACTGAGGAAGGAGGCTGGCACATTCCCGGAGTTTTCAGTGTGTTGTTGTTGGGATAGTCCACCTCCGGATACAAATACGCATCCGTCAGCTGGGTGAGGTAGTTTAGGGCAGCCTGGGGTGTCTGTGTGCTGCATCCGGAGCCCATTCCCGCGCAATCGAGCAGTTGCTGGGCGGACAAAGAAGAAGGCAGCGGATTGGCCGTCTGCACTGCATTCAAGATCTCCACTGCCTTGGCGGTGGCATAGGCCCAACTGCTGCTGCAGTTAACACCCTGGTCCTCCACCGTTACGGTCAGTCCGAAGTCTGTGATGATGTCGTAGGAGGCGGCTGCCGTTTGGGTGGTGGGTGGATCGCTGGCCGCCGACGACACCGTGGACACGGCCTTGGGCAGAAGGGCTGCGAACTGGATCAGCCGGATGTCCGAGAACTGATTGACAGCCTCGCGATAAGAGGAGCGATTCCGGTCCGCCTGGGCATTGTGCTGAGCAACCTGGTTGCGGTTGTAGATGAAGTAGTAGTTGGCAAAGTTGCGAGCCGAAGTCGACGCATACGTCTTGTTGAAAGTTCCCTGCAAACGGAAAGTAGGTCATAACTTAATCTGAAAAAACATTCGACAGGCTTAGGGTCTTTTGGtttgaaaattaaacaaaataaacgtTCGTGTCACAGAATATAGAGAGTTGGGTATGCGTTTCGGAGTATAGAAAGAAacgttttttaaaatgttgttcgGAAGACATTTCAGTGACACTTCTGGGCATATTTATCTAGCGAGTACATAACATTTATCACAAGAGAACGCTTTAGACCAGTGCctcaactatcagataccctttactcagctaaccaactttaaaaaaatatacatatgtacctTCGGAAGAGGCAAAGAAATTCGATCTTACACTTTATCTACAATTTACTTGCTAGAAACGGTCGTAAGGACATTTACAAATGatccgattttaataattttcagCGTGCCTGTAGATATTGACAAACCGAGTGGCACCCTATACTTGAGCTGCGGAAGAATTGCTTAATCCTTTAGTTTCCGAGAAATCAGCGCTTAAACCTACGGATTTGGTCGGCTTGTGGGCGGCTTTAGTATTGTATTGGTATTGGCTATACAttccagttaaaatttttgttctagcattaaaactgtaggatccacagttttgggcggtttggtTGGGGTGGGCGTGACACATTTGAATAAAAAACTTACACTGCTTAAGGAGCTCAGGAAACAAaatctaaaattacaactctctagttttataattttccgAGACAACAGCGTTCACATGGTCTGATGGACATACAGACCTACGGACGGCTAAATCCACTCGGCTACCgatcctgatcaataataaatatactttatgcgGTCGGAGACGCTTTTTTCTACCTGTTACTTATTTCCCCGAATGCAAtaaacccttttactctatgagtaactgggataaaaattatactgagAATTATGCAGTTTGTTTTCTGTTAATTAGATAATACCCCATAAAAATTACCccataacatttttaaatgtgtATTAAAACTGTTAagtacaaaaaattaaattccgtAAACGTATGGCGCACTCTATTTCCGTGATTGTGTTCTTTATATCAGCTGGTACACATACCTCGTAAGTTTGAAAGTCCACTAAATCCTGGCCATGATTAAAGGCCCATCCGCCTCCGGCGATTAGAAGAAAACAGCCAAGCAGCAACTTGAACATGACGAAACCCGAAATCCGAACGAACTGATGCCGCATAGAAGCCCAGAACGTTCTTTTATAGGCACCGTCAACTCTCCTTCTGATTGCAAACGCAAATATAAGtttaccataccataccaacTTACTTTCGCAAGAAAAGTGCAAATAGATTTCTATGAGGCCTTGAATTCGCACTTGGCCTACAGCACATATAGTACACGTAGTATCCATGTCCATATTCCGGGTAGGTCGTTTCGATAAGCACCCGTTAGAAGAAAAAGTTGGGGTGCGCTATGTTTGCCCAACAAACTTGTCAAATGCGCTCTGCTTCGTATCACTGCGATTCGGTGGGTTCTCGTACCTCTGTTAATTCGAAGTCCCCACTGCCCCAGTTCAAAAATACCCGTACCCCCACCCGTAGCATCGTAAAAACGCCTCCAGTGCCAACTTATCGTCACTTGTTGAGGTTTTGTCTTCTCCGCAGGCATGATTAATCACATTCATACTTTCATGGGGCCCATAAATATTGCAACACCTGCGATAGGCCTGTTTGAAGTCTTGGCTAAATTGCTGTAAGCCAAGTGCTAAATGAGTTGTTGGGCAATTTCCATCGGGAAGTCTAACAGATATTTTAGTTCGTACTCAGCCAGCTTCTTGGAACCCTGCAAAATGTAAGCCCATACATATATAGGCAGTCAATGAACTCCTTAGCAGTAATACTAAAATATTCGGATAATAGACGACCACAAATCTGTTAATTGAACTACAAATAAATTCCCAACGTTTTCTTCATTGGTATACATTATTAATCTCTTGGTAGAAATTCAAGTGATACTCATTTGAAATggaaatatatactttttcgtatttcttattttatgCTTTAATCCTTTTTTATGTCCTAAGATATTtactttattaaattaattggtTTCTGATAACatatttgtaaaattaatCAGCTACAAACGATGTactttattgtattttatatttaaaaaaaaaggaataagGTATTACGGTGGCTTTAAAGTAAAGTGATGGTTTACTAAACGCTTATAATGAGGGGTGCCATAGAAATCAAGTCAAGTCAAATTAAGAAAgtcaaaacaaataataacGTATACAATGTAAATAAACATGTTTCTACTCACTAAGAGGTGATACCATTAATCATAAGAAAAGTGAAACTTATAAAATCAATCCTACTAATAATTACCTTTTCCTCCAGTTTGATATTTAACAACAACATAATTTTGTTATTGCCACCATCGTATTGCTTAATAGATAATTACTAATCATGCATAAAATTAAGAAAGTTATAGACAAATAAACCAAATAGCCAGTAGGAATGAAGACGAATGGGCTTTTCGGTTTTCAACCATTTTGATATTGGGGGCTCATCTGGTTTCGGGCAGATGTCCCACAGACGAATCCGTGGACCCTATAAAACCGAGGTGTGCGTCTCGAGCGCAGCTTATAACCTCGCCGGTCGTCGTGTCTGCGCCATCTTCGCCCAGATCTGTGAACGCGGAAGATATATACTTCAGATACCTATAAAAGGTGATTGAGCCGGGCTTTCAACGTATTGTATAGTGCGTGTGTTCGGTTTCTGTGTCCCATTCATGAAGCGTTATTATAGGCAAATCGAACAGACAACAGAGTTGAAATTGCAATTAAAACGTACATTTGAATCCACTTCCTTTCACCAACCAGCATGTGATCAGTATAAACGGCATCAAAAGTGAAATTTTGGTCTGCGGTTGCCCAATCTAGATTAGATTTATATGGCCCTCGGCTAGGCCAATCTTGGCCAAAGAAACAAAAGTGGAGAGGCCTCAcgaaatcataaatatgtCGAAATTCGGATGAATCCAATGGTTACACCAATGTAATTATGTTAACCATATGCAAATGAGCTTATTCAACCAATAATGATGCAAATGAAATCAGTTATCTAATTTGCAAagtagttagttttaaatcgcaACTTCAGATCGAAATGAAGACATGATTTTGGTCGGTGGGTGATTAATTTTGATTAATATTGATGACAGCAGCGTGTGATCTGTGGATAAAAACATATAAGTTTTTTTCCGCTTCATCGATCATTAAGTCGTCTAAAACTTAAGAAACCGTCTTACTATGTTTTATATACCAACAATTAAGTGGTTTAGCTTCTTCAAATACATGCTGGTTCAAAAATAAGACATTAATAAGTGTCTTTGGGAAGTTTGcatttgaaattttaatttgacaACTTATTCGTTTTGTTTTGAATTGTTCAGTAGACGGTGCTGAAGGAAATTCACttagttttatatttatttaataatattgaatGCAAAATAGGAAATCGTGCAAACGATTTACGACTTTAAAACAGATTAATGGGTTTTGAGACATTTTGCTTATTTCCAAATGTGTATTTTGTGTGTTTCGTTACGAGTATCAATGGTTATGATATGTCCATAAATTAACATTAATGGCGTGATTTCCCTTAAAGAGTTACAGAGTTATTGGATATTCCACAAGCTGCACGGCAGGCTAGTCCGATTCGAGGTGAATGGACCGGTTAAATTTGCCTGTGATTAATGTTGACAGATGTGGCAGAAAGGGGGTCGAGGGATGGGGTAACTGTGTGTTGGCCAAGTGGTTACTTAACACTTTCCACTCTTTCTGTTTTCCCTCGTTCCAGATGCGGATGTGCTCACCGATGTGGCTGCATTTGGCGCTGGGAATGGCCATGCTGGGTGCTGTGTCATTGCAGCAACTGCAATCGTTCCCCAAGCTCTGCGACGTTCAAAACTTCGACGACTACCTCCGCCAAACGGGCAAGGTGTACTCGGACGAGGAGCGGACTTATCGCGAGAGTATCTTCGCGGCCAAGATGTCGCTGATCACGCTGAGCAACAAGAACGCCGACAACGGAGTGTCCGGATTCCGCCTGGGAGTTAACCCTCTGGCTGACATGACCAGGAAGGAGGTCGGCACCTTGCTGGGATCTAAGGTCTCCGAATTCGGCGAGTAAGTATCAGCTAATTTAACGTCAGTCAGGCTAGGATACAAAGACAAATGTATAACTATACAAAATAGTCgcttagtttttaatttaatggtaaaaaaatttatttaaatagatATAATTACACGATGTGAGTACTTTGTTCTTGTACTATGAAAAATAGTATCACAACGTAATATCTTTCTTATAAAAGTATGTAgcaataactttaaaaattgtCCGCAACGCTAGATATAGCGCATATTGCACCAAGACCCTCAAGTCAGACtctgaaaagttaaaaaagaTTCACATAAATACTTGCACTCTAGATGGAAGCCAAGTGCAGCCCACACCTTTTAAAAATGTGGGATGAATTTAGAATGGGCCTATTCTACCCTATTTTATAGTTGCAAaacaacatttaaaattacCCCCACATTTACGCATTACTTTTTCATTTACTATTATTACTATTACTTTTCATTTAACTATTATACTAATAATTCGACCAAAGAGTTTTTTCGCGTGTAAGCATCATGGGAAGCCCCTGTGCATGGACAAATTATCACCCACCTCATAACACATAATCGGGTTTCCAAATAATAAGTTATGAATTTATGTCTAAGACTATCTGGTTTTTTATTATGCTAAACTAGTTCTGTGAATTCCCAAAAATTCCGTTCTTGGGCTTGCCCTTTTCGAATGGCAATAAGTAAACAAACAAAAGCCTAATAATGTTGAACATATTTGTCACTTACAATATGACCAATCCCATAGTCAAAGTTGTATTACTTGTTTGTTCTGAGAATTCAGTcagtacatacatattttattatttacccgttgtatttattttatagtaTTCAACTGTATATATACATTCATCAAAGAATTTATAAAACGTTTATAGTTATAagtaacaagaaaggaagttaaagTCGACAAGCTgaagtttctatacccttgcaggtcgttGCAGAGGGATTGCATTTAAAGTACAGACCTTTTTGGTTTTAGGAAAACTAATAGTTAATTACAGAAATATAAAGACAATGTTCCATTTAAATTTACTACCGTAAATAAACGAAATTAACGGATTTGTATTATAAATATTcttcgagtcgatctagccatgtccgtctgtccgtgtgaacAATGTGATCTCAGATTTAGGTTCCATAGCTTTGTACGAAGCGCAACTTTgttacaattttcatgctagaaaaacatttttaactgaaatttatttgtctcgtcaatacctatcgattgaccaaaaaaaagattgccacgcccactctaacgcccacaaaccgaccaagcctgtggcgcccacaattttcatgctagaaacaaaattttaactgaaatgtattggtctcgtcaatacctaacgATTAATCCAAAAGAAAGTTTGCCGCGCACACTCTAACgcgcataacgcttaaatctgtctaccgcccacataaccatatattgacaTCAcaggtaggtggcgcatttcaatctcgctttgctgcttgcatatctccattttcctttggtccaatagctgagtaacgggtatctgatagtcgaggtactcgagaatagcgttcttccttgttttattaatttatatttaaacttttaaatttgatcacaaaagttgatattaCAAGATTTGCTTAcacttttcacttttttaCCTCGTCAATAGGTGAAACCTAGGTGGCGCTAGTGAAATGTCGTAACAACCAATTTTTTGTATGAATATGTTTTCATCGCTCTCTATTGAGTTtgctaattatttattattttttgttttaactgtttaatgaatggtccgatttGAATAACTTTTGTCAcgtagataggtattgatgataaaaacaaacaaaaaacgctatagtcgagtacctcgcgtgtcaaattttttttttttatcaatcgataaaTATTGACGAGATtaagacatttcagttaaaattttttatctagcatgaaaattgtgggcgccacaggtttgggcggtttgtaggcgttagagtgagcgtggcatatttgcgttaCAAACTTCCGCTGCgttcaaggctacggaatctaaatctgaaatcccaattctctatctttgattgtttccgagatatccgcgttcatacttacgatatttttaagtttgtgggcgttaaagtgaaCCTGgcatcaatcgataggtatttatgagaacaacacatttcagttaacatttacatttaaactgtaggagccacagttttgggcggcttgtgggagttagaatgggcgtggcaccatgctaaaacaaacttgcgctgggcatgaagctcaggaatctgcatgccatgTCTCAACTTTCTAGCTCTTATAATTtacgagatctcagcgtttatacggatagacggacatggctagatagactcggctagtgatcctgatcaagaatatatataatttattattttttgtatttttaagaattttgagttaaatttaataattataactataagggtatacaaacttcgtcTTGttgaagttaacttcctttcttgtttttattacaGTAACCCTATTTTTAACATCTTACTTAGGAGTAACTATTTCAATGGTGAAATCACCGATTCGATGGGCCCATTGTTTgtaggatcactagccgagtcggtctagccatgtccgtcagtatgtccgtatgaacgcttagatctcggaaactataagagatAGAATGTTGGGATTAAGCACACAGACaaagcccactctaaagcgCACAATCGGTCATAACGGTAAAATGTGTCTGGCGTCAACTTTTGGGGATTTTGTTTTAGatgaaattgattttattgattAATACCTACCTAAATTCTGAATATCgctttattattttaactgTTATAACTAACTAGCCACGTGGCGTGGATTATGattcttatttaaatttaaatcgagTAGTCGGGGCACTGGACTACAGCGTTTCTTTTTGGTTTATGTTTAAAGTGTTCATTATTTTCGAAATACAGCTACTACTACTTAAAACCCAAAGTTTTATGGTATAATTTCTTACATAAATTTATACTTtgtttttccttatttatttttaatttgtagtCTATCTTAGACTATTTTTATCTTGAATATTATCATAACGATCTACATCTTACGGTCATGTaaaatttgttgggtgctggtcacGTTAAGCAACATTGGCTACGAATACTTTATTTACAAAACACCACATTCTCAATAATTTGAATTAGGAGTGAATATTTCAAAGGttattaattaaatgttatattAATTGAACCCCACCCTCTTTGCAGGAGGTACACGAATGGCCACATCAACTTTGTGACAGGCAAGAAGAGTCCGGCGAGTGCCAATCTTCCGGAAAAGTTTGATTGGCGCGAGAAGGGGGGAGTGACGCCCCCAGGTTTCCAGGGAGTAGGATGTGGTTCCTGCTGGTCGTTCGCCACCACCGGAGCCCTCGAGGGTCACATCTTCCGCCGGACGGGAGTGCTGGCCTCGCTGTCGCAGCAGAACCTGGTGGACTGTGCCGACGACTACGGCAACATGGGATGCGACGGTGGCTTCCAGGAGTACGGTTTTGAATATATTCGCGATCACGGCGTTACCTTGGCCAACAAGTATCCGTACACGCAGTCGGAGATGCAGTGCCGCCAGAACGAGACGGCCGGTCGTCCGCCCAGGGAGAGTCTGGTGAAGATCCGAGATTACGCCACCATTACGCCGGGGGACGAGGAGAAGATGAAGGAGGTGATCGCCACCCTGGGTCCACTGGCCTGCTCCTTGAACGCGGACACCATTTCGTTCGAGCAGTACGGCGGCGGAATCTACGAGGATGATGAGTGCAACCAGGGTGAGGTGAACCACTCGGTTACGGTGGTGGGCTACGGATCGGAGAACGGACGGGACTACTGGATTATTAAGAACTCGTATTCCCAGAATTGGGGCGAGGGCGGCTTTATGCGTCTGATCCGTAATGCCGGTGGATTCTGCGGAATCGCCAGCGAGTGCAGTTACCCCATTCTGTAGGCAGACAACTATGTAATACAGTTAGATAGATAGTATAGACAATTAAAAACCACGaatttataactttgttactATAGTATGTAGCGTTGCAGTGACGACATGCAATTCATTAGTCactcaaataataaataaaaagtgcCTTATCTGTTTACGTTTTCGCCAAGCTTTTGCGTTCAATATTACGTGGATGGCATTCTAACTTGCGTTTAACGTCCCCACTTTATTTGATGAACCAAATTGTTGAGTGCAGGAAGGAAGCACaataaatttacatttttaaattctttgaTCCTATTAAATTTCACTTTAAGAAAGACATCGCATAAACAATTCACAACCAAAGAGAGAGGGCGCGAGCTACGGACACCGAAGCCTAGAATCCCTTTCAAGTAGGGAtatatttccaaaaataacattttcagAAGTACTATAATTTAAGTCAagatttgatttaattttaacaCTAATCCAATATGACTTGAAGGGAAAATTGTTTCAAGAGTTATGTACTATGTACTTTTCTCGATCCCAATATCGTCATTTtcatgcaagggtatacactGAATGCACATGCAACTTAGGTAACTGACTATACTCTCTTCAACGCTTTGAAGAGAAGGCAGGGCGAATGCAGATCGGCGGTTCTCGAGAGAGGTCTTATTTAGGTTTCCTCTCTCGAATCAGCTGATCTTTGAGTATTCGCATATATTTCCCATATTTAATTTGCCATTCTCGCCGTTCGTTGCGCAGTACCAAAAAAGTTTCCGAGATGGGCACAGTTTTAATAATTGTTGGCGTTCCACTGATCCTGTGTTTGATGGGCGCGGCTTCTGGCCTACCAACAATTTCAACCATCACCACACCAGAAACTCCAAAAATTGATTTGGAGAGTAGTGTCACAACTGGAATAAGCCCTACTGACTCATCGACAGCTACAGAAATCATAACTCAGTCAGTGTCAGTTAAAACCACCACTGCAATATCAGATGGGAAGGGTCAGTGCCAACCTGCATGGCAAAAGTTCCTGGTAAGCTTTGATTACGCATTTCCAGAAATGGATCACTTAAAGAAGTCGTTCGCTTTAGATCGATTTTGATGTACACTACGAGAACGATCTCGAGAGACAAAAGCGAAACATCATCTTCTGCaaaaattggaaaaatatTCAGGACCACAATTCGAAATACGAGTCAGGACTCGAGAgttttagaaagggtataaacCAGTGGAGTGATCTTACCATTGAAGAGTGGAAGGAGAAACAACGCCCCCAGCTCAAACCGAAAATTTCCGAGACTCATATCACCATAGAAGCCGCTAAAGATGTGAGAGATAATAAGAATTGTCAGGCTGCCTGGGACAAGTTCCTGgtaagatattttagaattaaaaaaataaaattgggACTAAGTTATATAATTTGCAGATTGAGTTCGGATCGAAATATTACGATGCTGCTGAGACCGAGAGACGCCGAGATATCTTTTGCGACAACTGGAAAGCGATTCAGGTGCACAATTTGCAATACGAACTGGGGGTCGAATCCTTTAAGAAAGGTATAAATCAGTGGAGTGATCTTACCATTGAAGAGTGGAAAAACAAACAGCGACCTAGTCTTGCTCCAGAATTTTCTAAGATTCATTTCAGTACTGAAACGTCCAGGAATGATCAAGATAACATTAAATGCCAAGATGCCTGGAAAAAGTTTCTGGTAAGATATGGTATGCAATTTAtagcaattaaaaataaagtcTTGTGAGTTACAGATTGACTTTGGAGCTAAATATGAAGATGCTGCTGAAGCGGAGAAACGCCAACAAATCTTTTGCGACAACTGGAAAGCGATTCAGAATCACAATGTACAATACGAGTTGTGGGTTGAATCCTTTAAGAAGGTTATAAATCAGTGGAGTGATCTGACCATTGCAGAGTCGAAAAACAAAGAACTACCTAGTCTTGCTCCAGAATTTTCTAaagaaaaatcaaataaaacaaTCTCTGGATGAAGATCCCCAGGAAAAGTTTTTGGTAACATGTGGTAGAATAAGTTCTTGAATTTTAAACTGAGTAATCTATTTCAGACCGATATGCACCATGGTTCAACGTATTGACCTGAAACATTTAACAACTCGAACTTATATCTGAGTTTATAGGGGAATCTAGGCAACTGCAGTAATTCCAGTATTTTATCGAACTACATATAAATAGAGTAACACGCCCAAAGAGAAAACATTACTAATTTTGGgttggtttttaaaaatatgtatttatttttatttaagggGTTTTCAGTTGAGAATCTTGTTTGAGGAGTTTCTCTGTTACAATAGTGTTCGCAAATGTTCAAGCCGATTTAGGGCTGGGTTCGCTATTTTTATCGatctttattatttaaatgagtcaattgtttttttctttctaCCATTTAACGCACACGAATTCTACATGATTAATTTATACTTGTATATTTGCTGAGATCCCCATCAACTTGTTGCATTTAACAGGGCGCTTCGTATTACACATACAATccgtaaatatatataatatatatgtatatagtatttaaattaacaaatacATTTGTAGGTTATCGCAACTTGCTGCACTAAGTGAACATTTATGTAATCAATATGTTTACATTCATTGATATTTGAGTATATCGAAGGAGCCATCTCGCCCAGTTGTATCTGTCAGTTGAGATCTCCCCTTTACAATGCATAATGGGTATTGTACACATAAGTAAATTTCCATTTGATTGGGTATTTATAGTTACTATacaatttgtcattaatattTGGGCAACAATAAGCCTTGAACAAGCCCTATACCATTTTCAGCGTGCTCGCGAACCATAACTATTCCTGCAGTAATCTCCCGAATTCTTATTCCCTTACAACAATTTCTCGGTTTTAAGATCTCTTATGGCTTACAATTTACATATTGTTTGGCGTTTATTGTAGTGGTTGCTATTGCTGCTCATTTAACCAAGCTTTGACCCTGGCCGCAGGTCTATTTGTGGGGTTTTCCAGATGGATATTGGATATGTGGTTCGAGCAGTGGTTCGTCTGTCCTTCCGGTGGCCAAATTGCATCGTTTTCAACTATTTGCACTGCAAGTGTGTAAATTTATCTAAAAAACATCATGTTTCCCTCTGTTGTAGGCTATTGCCATCGTTAACAAGCTGATCATTGGGGGACCAGGGTCTGGCACAAATCAAAATCATATAGTACGTACACGTAAACACTAAATAACTAACAACGTTGAAAGCACGGGTAGGATGTATACATATGGGATATATAACTAGTTGTATATCTGTATAATATATTGCAACAAATTCCCACTACAAAACTGCACACTCAACTTAAGGGGCTAGCTTACGAGTTATTCAAACTACTCTGACATATCCGATATCGGAAATATCCCCTGACTCTCCCGGTAGATAAAGCGTGGATTGGGAGATTGGATCCAATGCGTGGATTggtttctgctg is part of the Drosophila subpulchrella strain 33 F10 #4 breed RU33 unplaced genomic scaffold, RU_Dsub_v1.1 Primary Assembly Seq24, whole genome shotgun sequence genome and encodes:
- the LOC119559390 gene encoding zingipain-1; translation: MRHQFVRISGFVMFKLLLGCFLLIAGGGWAFNHGQDLVDFQTYEGTFNKTYASTSARNFANYYFIYNRNQVAQHNAQADRNRSSYREAVNQFSDIRLIQFAALLPKAVSTVSSAASDPPTTQTAAASYDIITDFGLTVTVEDQGVNCSSSWAYATAKAVEILNAVQTANPLPSSLSAQQLLDCAGMGSGCSTQTPQAALNYLTQLTDAYLYPEVDYPNNNTLKTPGMCQPPSSVSVGVKLASYSAVADNDDTAVMRYVSNGFPVIVEYNPATFGFMQYSSGVYVQETKALTNPKSSQFLVVVGYDHDVDSNLDYWRCLNSFGETWGEEGYIRIVRSSNQPIAKNALFPSALA
- the LOC119559397 gene encoding procathepsin L; the encoded protein is MRMCSPMWLHLALGMAMLGAVSLQQLQSFPKLCDVQNFDDYLRQTGKVYSDEERTYRESIFAAKMSLITLSNKNADNGVSGFRLGVNPLADMTRKEVGTLLGSKVSEFGERYTNGHINFVTGKKSPASANLPEKFDWREKGGVTPPGFQGVGCGSCWSFATTGALEGHIFRRTGVLASLSQQNLVDCADDYGNMGCDGGFQEYGFEYIRDHGVTLANKYPYTQSEMQCRQNETAGRPPRESLVKIRDYATITPGDEEKMKEVIATLGPLACSLNADTISFEQYGGGIYEDDECNQGEVNHSVTVVGYGSENGRDYWIIKNSYSQNWGEGGFMRLIRNAGGFCGIASECSYPIL
- the LOC119559453 gene encoding uncharacterized protein LOC119559453 — translated: MGTVLIIVGVPLILCLMGAASGLPTISTITTPETPKIDLESSVTTGISPTDSSTATEIITQSVSVKTTTAISDGKGQCQPAWQKFLIDFDVHYENDLERQKRNIIFCKNWKNIQDHNSKYESGLESFRKGINQWSDLTIEEWKEKQRPQLKPKISETHITIEAAKDVRDNKNCQAAWDKFLIEFGSKYYDAAETERRRDIFCDNWKAIQVHNLQYELGVESFKKGINQWSDLTIEEWKNKQRPSLAPEFSKIHFSTETSRNDQDNIKCQDAWKKFLIDFGAKYEDAAEAEKRQQIFCDNWKAIQNHNVQYELWVESFKKVINQWSDLTIAESKNKELPSLAPEFSKEKSNKTISG